Genomic window (Ancylothrix sp. D3o):
CATAAAAGGAAAAATGACAAGTTGTTTCCCAAATCTTCTTATCTTAGTGGCATAGCTACGCTCGCTATTTTGGGAATTATTTTTACTCAACTTCGGAATTTTCAATTCAATACATTTCTTAGACAATTCGCTCCGATTCAATCTGTAGTAAAACCCGCTTGTATTATCAAGGGTAATATTTCCCAAAGCAGCGGTAATAAACTTTATCACGTTCCTGGGATGGAGGATTATGGAAACACTGTTATTGATTTGAGTCGTGGAGAGCGGTGGTTTTGCACGGAAGCAGAAGCAATTCAAAATGGATGGAGAAGAGCGCCAAGATAAAAGAAAGTGTAAAATTGCCAAAAAACGTAAATAATTAAAACCTTTTCACCAATTCTTGCTCAAAAACTTGCACAAAACCGATAGCTAATTGAATCACCGGCCACCCCACTAAACAAATAAAAGCCGCCAAACGAGTTTTAATATCTAAACCTTGCCGAACAGCCACAATAACTGCAAGCAAACTCCAAACTGATAAAATTAATTCTATAGGCCGGCCCAATAAAGGAATCACCGTTAAAAAATTTAATACTTGCGGCGCATAAGCAAAGCCAATCGGAATTAATAAATCTTGGTAAGAGACATGATTGGGTTTAAGCTTATCACCGATTAAATTAATGCTAAATGTCCAAAAATAGTAACCCCCGATAACGCTAAGCCCATCCAATACCAGGGCCAAAAAAAGAATAAAAGGTTGAGCAAGATTTATTAACAAAATAATAGCACTTCCCAAAACGTGAGAAAAAGCGGCTAAAATTACAATTGTTCGGGCAATGCGTTGATTTTTGGGAGTGTTCCTAGCCGCTTCATAAAAATCGGCATTCAAAATAAGTGCGTTCCAAAGTGTGGTTTTAAAATTGGTTTTTATGGGTTTGTCTTTCATGGGTTCCTCGGAGGTTGCAATAGCTGATAACTTTGATAGAATACTACGAACCTGCATAGTTTAAATTAAGTTAAATGCTGCAATTAATTGGCCGGCTGCTTGGGTGGCTGCGGGGTGGAACGTTAAATCTGTTGGGGATCGGCTTGGTGATTTTGCTGGTGTGGGGAATCACTTCGCCGGTGGGAACATTGGTGTGGTGGTTGGGGGAAGGTGCAGAGTCTTTAGGACTGCGAAAAAACCGGCCTAAAAATTTATTACCACCCAGTAGCAAAACAACACCAGCGCCACAAAAAGCCGGTGATAAAGACAAAACTTGTTATATTATTTTTCTGCCTGGAGTGGGTGATTTTTCTGCCGATGAATTAACACCAGGCGAAACCTATTTTTTAGCTCGTTTAGTTCAGCTTCACCCCAATTGTGTAGCGGTTTCTGATGTTTTTCCCTATTCTGCGGCGAATAGAAGTTTAGGCGGTGGAAGACCTTTAGCTCAGTTTTGGCAGTTTGCAAATGATGCCACCGGCTGGCTGGGAGGAGCCGATATTTTAATTAAAATTCGTAATCTTTGGCGGTTTGCAATTTCTGCCGACTCTCGTTATGGGCCGGTTTATAATCAAGGCATTGCCAGCGCAATTATTGAGCGAATGAATGACGAAAATCCCGTTCCTGAAAACCCGAAACAACCGATTAAAATTCTGTTGGTTGGTACAAGTGGTGGTGTCCAAGTTTCTTTGGGGGCGGCGACTTATTTAAAACAGTGGTTAAGTTCCGAAATTACGGTTATTTCCATTGGTGGAGTTTTTGATGGAAATCATGGATTTGAATCTGCAAATCATGTTTATCATTTAAAAGGAAAACGCGATCCTATTGACAATATTGGTGCTATTGTTTTTGCTTCTCGTTGGTCTTGGGTGGTCGGTTCTCCTTTTAATATGGCGCGACGCCAAGGCAAATATACTGAGCAAATTAGCGGCCCACACGGCCATGATGGGCCCCAAGGTTATTTTGGCGAAGATGTTGCTAAATCCCCTGATATTACCTATGTGCAATTAACGGTAAAAGAAGTGGATAAATTGCCGGTTTGGAAGCCGTAGGGCGATGTTCTGCCCACCATGTCGAGGCCGGTGGGCAATGGCTACCCTACAGTTTTACCGGCTTTCTGCAACCCATTCAACAATGCCATCCGCCAACGCAACGGCTAATTTTTTCTGTTCTTCAGAATTGGTAATCCATTCAAACTCATAAGGGTTAATCATAAAGCCCAATTCCAACAACAAAGAAGGCGCTACAGCAGGTCGAGTTAAGGCTAAATTATTCCAAAACACTCCATAGGAAGGCCGGCCTAATTTTTCCACCAAATAATTCTGCAAAAACACGGCTAAACTGTGTGCTTGAGTATGATACCAAAACATCCCCACGCCTTTTGTATTCATCGCATCACCGTTATCCGGCAAGGCGTTATAATGAATACTCAAAGCCAAATTTGGCTCTTGTTTATTAATCATCGTTGCCCGATCTCCGGGTAACAAATCGATATCCCCTTCCCTCGTCATTAAAACAGTTGCGCCACGTTTAATTAACTCTTCTCGCAATAGTTTGGAGACAATTAAAGTTACTTCTTTTTCAGGATAACCATTCGGCCCCCGCGCCCCCGAATCTTCTGGCCCGCCATGCCCCGGATCAAGCATAATTGTCATGCCAGATAGCGGTTGATTGGGATTATTTGTGGCCGGTGCAGTTCGCAAGGTTAGCACCAATGTTGTGCCGCGATATTCTAGTTTATATCCCCATTGTTGCGCGGATTTTAAGTTAAAAACGTACTGCACTTGTTCGGGTGCTAATTGTTGCCAATCGAGGCGAGAAATCAAGGGGTTATCATCAAACCGAATGGTATCAGTTTGAGCCGTTGTGTTGTATAAAGTTAGGCTAAATGTATTCGTTCCCTGCTGTACAGAAACCGGCACAGCTACTTGTAAAGGAAATAATATTTCCATCCCCCCAGCTACCGGACGTGATGTGACACTGCGAATAATTGATTTTGGTGGAACTGCTGCTTTAAAAATTCGCGTTTCTCCACTTTTTATCCATCCACCATAATCTAAACGCAACCATTCTCCCTCGCGTCCGGTAATAATTGCCTGTGTTCCTTTGGGTAAGGGGGTGAGGCGAGAATGATCAGTGCTGGGGCCGGTTCTGGCTACACCGCTATCAACTGTTACCTCGGCAATTTCTATTTCTGCCGGTGATAATATTGTTACGTTTCCGGGTGCACTTTGGGTAATTGTTTGGCCGTTTAATGTTAATTGGAATTGAGGTTTACCTAAATTTCCGGGGGCGGAAGCGCTGGCGCAACCTTGATATTTTCCTGCTGTGGTGGTGGGTTGATTTGTGTCGGTTAAAACAGCAGAATTGGGGGGAAGTTCGACTTTTTGGGTGGGGAAAAGGGGGATACTTTGACCGGCTAATTGCACAGAAACTTGGGCGTTGGCCGGTGCAACTGCACCAAAACAAATTAATTCCCCTGGTTTCCGATAAATATCAACGGCGGGAGTTAAAGAATCTTTGGCAAATGCTAATCCCACCGGCATCACCGGCAAAGTCGATTCTCGCGTTACTTTGATTTGTAATTCTTGATTTTGATAGCGCAAACTAAACAAATTTTCGCCCATTTTTAAGGGAAAAGTTGGGGCAAAATGACCCCCCGGACTGCGCTCTATTTTTTGATTGTTTACTAGCACTTCTCCGCCTGGGGGTGCACTGCCAATTAAAAAAATTCGATCCGAATTGGTTGTGTGATTTGGGGAGGGATAGGCCACAAATAAACCTTGTTGAGCATGAGCCGAAGAAACGCTGATCATAGAACCAATTAAAGCCAATCCTAGAATTTTTTTCATGGCGTAACCTTTAAACACCTTAGCTAAAATCTTTCCTGCCAATATAGCAGTAATCCGCACAATCATAAAAATGGGGGATAGGCAAGAATGTAACAATACTGGGCCGTAGGTAAAAAAAGGAGAGACAGTAAAAAAGTCTGTCAGAAAATTTTTATTATAAATTTTTTTGAGCAAATTCTCCCGGCAGAGGGTAAAATTAATAATAACGTCAGAAAACCTCTGCAATAGAGAGTCATGGTTGTTTGCCAATCACCAGATGTGTCGCTTTGTGCCGGTCACAGCATCCAAGTTAGGCGGCTGCAAACTGTAACCGACTGTGGCACAATTGAGAGCAGGCGTAGGGCGTAGAATTGTTAGGTCAAAAGAATTTTATGACGAAATTTGTGTTTGTCACCGGCGGAGTTGTCTCCAGTATTGGTAAAGGAATTGTTGCGGCTTCTTTGGGCCGGCTGCTGAAATCAAGGGATTATTCGGTTTCAATTTTGAAGCTTGATCCTTATATAAATGTCGATCCGGGCACCATGAGTCCGTTTCAACATGGTGAAGTTTTTGTGACGCAAGATGGCGCCGAAACTGACCTTGATTTGGGACACTATGAGCGTTTTACAGAAACTTCTATGTCGCGTTTAAATAGTGTTACCACCGGCAGTATCTATCAAGCAGTAATTAATAAAGAACGTCGCGGTGATTATCAAGGCGGAACGGTACAGGTGATTCCTCATATCACCAATGAAATAAAAGAACGCATCCGGCGTGTTGCAAAAAACACTAATCCTGATGTAGTTATTACCGAAATTGGTGGCACAGTTGGTGATATTGAATCGCTGCCTTTTTTGGAAGCAATTCGTCAATTTCGTAAAGATGTGGGGCGAAATAATGTGTTATATATGCACGTTACTTTGCTTCCTTGGATTCCCGCAGCCGGTGAAATGAAAACAAAACCAACGCAACACTCAGTTAAAGAATTGCGTTCAATTGGCATTCAACCGGATATATTAGTGTGCCGGTCTGACCGGCCTCTGCAACCGGGAATGAAAGATAAACTCTCAGAATTTTGTGATGTGCCTCCCGAATGTGTGATTACGGCGCGAGATGCCAGCAGCATATACGAAGTACCCCTAACTCTGGAACGAGAAGGACTCGCACAACAAGTGCTAGAGTTGCTGAATTTAGAACAGCGGCAGCCGGATCTCAGCCAGTGGCAAACTTTAGTAGAACGTTTGTATCAAGGCGGCGAGCGCGTTGAAATTGCCATTGTTGGTAAATATGTGAGATTAAACGACGCTTACTTATCCGTTGTTGAAGCTTTGCGTCACGCTGGCATTGCCGCCGGATGTGAGCTAAGTTTGCGTTGGGTAAACTCAGAAGACATCGAAACAAACGGTGCTCAAACATATTTGGAAGGCGTGCAAGGAATTCTCGTTCCGGGGGGTTTTGGCATTCGCGGTGTTGATGGAAAAATAGCTGCGATTGAATACGCTCGTCACAACAAAATTCCCTTCTTGGGATTATGTTTAGGTATGCAGTGTTCAGTAATAGAATGGGCACGGCATATTGGCGGTTTAAAAGATGCAAATAGTGCGGAATTTGACCCGCATACAACAAATCCTGTCATTAACTTATTGCCAGAACAACATGATGTGGTGGATCTGGGGGGAACAATGCGTTTAGGTTTATATCCTTGCCGCGTTGCACCAGATAGTTTGGCGTTTAAAATGTATCAACAAGAAGTGGTTTATGAACGCCACCGGCACCGTTATGAATTCAACAATGCTTACCGCAATTTATTCTTAGAAAGCGGCTTTGCTATCAGTGGAACTTCACCGGACGGGCGTTTGGTAGAAATTATTGAATTGCGCGACCATCCATTTTTTATTGCCACGCAATTTCACCCAGAATTTCAATCTTGCCCCAACTCGCCACACCCTCTGTTTCAGGGGTTTATCGAAGCTGGCCTCCAGCAATTGCAACCTGAGCCAGTACGTCAATTAACGGCGGAAGTATTTTAAGGGAATGATAGCACCGCTACCGAAAGATGAGGGGGTTTTGTGGCGTACTGGATCAAAATTAATTACGAACGGGATAAACAAACCCACGTCATCGATCTGGAGCGCTTAGCTGCTTTTTCTC
Coding sequences:
- a CDS encoding cold shock domain-containing protein; translated protein: MENRKQRGILTSWKDDKGFGFIKPDRGKAEVFIHISALKGSARRPRVGDVIFYELATADHGKVRACNASIQGVVSEPAARKHKRKNDKLFPKSSYLSGIATLAILGIIFTQLRNFQFNTFLRQFAPIQSVVKPACIIKGNISQSSGNKLYHVPGMEDYGNTVIDLSRGERWFCTEAEAIQNGWRRAPR
- a CDS encoding YIP1 family protein, translating into MKDKPIKTNFKTTLWNALILNADFYEAARNTPKNQRIARTIVILAAFSHVLGSAIILLINLAQPFILFLALVLDGLSVIGGYYFWTFSINLIGDKLKPNHVSYQDLLIPIGFAYAPQVLNFLTVIPLLGRPIELILSVWSLLAVIVAVRQGLDIKTRLAAFICLVGWPVIQLAIGFVQVFEQELVKRF
- a CDS encoding N-acetylmuramoyl-L-alanine amidase translates to MKKILGLALIGSMISVSSAHAQQGLFVAYPSPNHTTNSDRIFLIGSAPPGGEVLVNNQKIERSPGGHFAPTFPLKMGENLFSLRYQNQELQIKVTRESTLPVMPVGLAFAKDSLTPAVDIYRKPGELICFGAVAPANAQVSVQLAGQSIPLFPTQKVELPPNSAVLTDTNQPTTTAGKYQGCASASAPGNLGKPQFQLTLNGQTITQSAPGNVTILSPAEIEIAEVTVDSGVARTGPSTDHSRLTPLPKGTQAIITGREGEWLRLDYGGWIKSGETRIFKAAVPPKSIIRSVTSRPVAGGMEILFPLQVAVPVSVQQGTNTFSLTLYNTTAQTDTIRFDDNPLISRLDWQQLAPEQVQYVFNLKSAQQWGYKLEYRGTTLVLTLRTAPATNNPNQPLSGMTIMLDPGHGGPEDSGARGPNGYPEKEVTLIVSKLLREELIKRGATVLMTREGDIDLLPGDRATMINKQEPNLALSIHYNALPDNGDAMNTKGVGMFWYHTQAHSLAVFLQNYLVEKLGRPSYGVFWNNLALTRPAVAPSLLLELGFMINPYEFEWITNSEEQKKLAVALADGIVEWVAESR
- a CDS encoding CTP synthase, with the translated sequence MTKFVFVTGGVVSSIGKGIVAASLGRLLKSRDYSVSILKLDPYINVDPGTMSPFQHGEVFVTQDGAETDLDLGHYERFTETSMSRLNSVTTGSIYQAVINKERRGDYQGGTVQVIPHITNEIKERIRRVAKNTNPDVVITEIGGTVGDIESLPFLEAIRQFRKDVGRNNVLYMHVTLLPWIPAAGEMKTKPTQHSVKELRSIGIQPDILVCRSDRPLQPGMKDKLSEFCDVPPECVITARDASSIYEVPLTLEREGLAQQVLELLNLEQRQPDLSQWQTLVERLYQGGERVEIAIVGKYVRLNDAYLSVVEALRHAGIAAGCELSLRWVNSEDIETNGAQTYLEGVQGILVPGGFGIRGVDGKIAAIEYARHNKIPFLGLCLGMQCSVIEWARHIGGLKDANSAEFDPHTTNPVINLLPEQHDVVDLGGTMRLGLYPCRVAPDSLAFKMYQQEVVYERHRHRYEFNNAYRNLFLESGFAISGTSPDGRLVEIIELRDHPFFIATQFHPEFQSCPNSPHPLFQGFIEAGLQQLQPEPVRQLTAEVF